The DNA segment GACGTTGACCAGTATTCTACCGCCCAAGCCATACAAGTCAGTGTGGAGACGTAAACAGAATAACTGCATGTAATATACAGCATGACCTAACCACATGTCTAACCACCGTGGTGTGTTCTGCAGTGATGTGGGTGTAGGCCAGTCCCAGGACGACAGCATCGTCGGAATGAAGCAGTCGAAACAGATACCTCCTGCTCTTCCAGTCAGTGGAAACTTATCATCCAGTAACCCTGACTTGCTGCAGTCTCATCATCGTATACTCGACTTCAACAACCAGCCAGGTAGTGAGATGTTAAGCAGTATAacatcaccaaaaaaaataataagttcCAAATGTACATTTCAGGagtttttcaaaatattttgcaAACTTTCCTCTTTTCAGAGCCGGTCCCTAACAGTGAGTACATCATTTTGAGTGGTTACGTTTTTGATCGTCTCTAAACGGTCCATAATCGTTCTCTCGTCTTTCCACGATTTTCCTGTTCCGGGGGTTTGATTCgctttgattgatttgattccCTGTAATTTCTTCCTGGCAAACCTGGTAGTGTTTGGTGTCGGGATGCCAAAGAATGCTTGTGGTATTAATGATCAGTCTGTCGTGTCGCTAGCGCATAACGGTAATCTCTCGCTTTTTTGCAAACGGTCTCTTTTTTGCTTTCTGTACCGTTGCTTTAATCTTAACACTGCGCACGCTAATGCTGTATTTGGTTGTTTGCACTTCAGCTTAGTGACCCATTAATCTGGTTAAATCAACCATGACTCATACAATTCACTCAGGACTCGGTGCCTTTGCTTGATCAGGGCAGTGTTGGGATCAAATCAACTCAAGATTCCAGAGtgaaatttttcattttatttgcttttggtgTGGTTGTAATGAAcggggatgatgatgatgatgatgatgatggggtgGAACACATCGGTCCCTGCGTTCAATTTAAATAACCTGTTCGAAAAAGGTCATTTTGTTTGCCATATGCTTGTCCTCAGACATGTCGGACCAGGTGCTGCGTGTCTTCAAGGCCGATCAGCAGAGCCGTTACATCATGATCAGCAAGGACACTACGGCCAAGGAAGTCGTGGCTCAGGCCATCAGGGAGTTTGCTCTGACCGCCGCCGCCGAAGCGTATTCACTGTGCGAAGTGTCAGTGACACCCGAGTGCGTCATCAAGCAGCGGCGGCTTCCTGAACAGCTCTCCAAACTGGCCGACAGGATCCAGCTCAGTGGCAGGTATGACCTCAGATTAATCACAAGTAGAATTTTaagtgacagtgacgtgacttacggctaagtacggtgacagttcgttctctgcgtttaacccatccaaagtgcacacacacacggaacagTGGGCACCCATTTACGCTGTGgagcccggggagcagttggggcaattcggtgccttgctcaacttcacctcagtcgtggccggcccgagactcgaacccacaaccttagggttaggagtcagactctctaaccattaggccacgacttcacCATAccagttacatttacataactatagcactattcggacgggattagttttacgtggggacgtggagtaatgcaattttacctcaggacgtctgtaatattaattggccgattcgcacgggacaagacatctcagtaataCTAGCAGAAGTgtgaggggtaactcgctttacacaccacagtaacctccttgtcgtcatgtgcgtatgacgttgcttcctgttagcACGTGTTAgcacctgaggtcatttttccggacctttttacagaaggcaaaagtcgccgtaatctttactgacatcgtccgtaatgattaccgagatggcgcattcggacgggactaaaatcacagagaagctctggtaataattactttaccccccacgtccccacgtagaactaatcccatccgaatagtgcttaagttATTGACACTGGTTtgccagaaggtgttgattaattttctaacaGCAGTTTGGAcagcattgccggcagtaactCGTATCGCaggtttatatttgtgttaaatAGTCCCTCGTggtttctgtagtaacagttAATTTACAGGTTAATGGATTCCTGGAATAAGAAATGTGTAATTGTTTATACGGTAAAGTTCAGTAATATGACAAGCATTTATTTGTCTTATCCACTTTGAGAGAGATGAGCTGAAAGGTAAATCTTTCATGGGAACTGACTTGTTTTGTCAAAGATTCCCAtacactatatatttttatattagatattatatagtgtatatatatatactatatgctATACATTAAATACTATAAACGTCTCATGTAATGTACaatgtgtttaatatattttttttaatgttagcgTTAACGTTAATACAGATTTCTGTGGTATTTAAGGAATAATAAACTTTGGAATAATCTGTTATACAACAATTATTAATATACTCAGACTTACGTCATTCATACatctaagcaattgagggttaagggccttcagCAGGGGcccaggattcaaactcatCCACTTTCATTACTTAAAACTTAAATCAGTTAAAACGTTTAATTTTAAAGGTAgttatcttttaaaataaaatgttttggagTGAAAATGCATAATGCATCACGCATAAGTACACGTGATGATGCTTTATCAAGAAACACACCGAATCCTGTAATCATGCACCTCTACCTCCAACTCTGAAGGTACTACCTAAAAAGCAACATGGAGACGGAGACATTGTGCTCGGATGAGGACGCGCAAGAGCTTTTGAGGGAGAGTCAAATCAGCCTGCTGCAGTTAAGCACGGTGGAAGTGGCCACGCAGCTCTCCATGCGTGCCTTCGAGCTCTTCTGTGCCATCGAACCCACCGAGTACATCGATGACCTCTTCAAGCTGCGGTCACGCTCCTCCGGACCTTCCAGTCTCAAGCTTTTTGAAGAGTCCATAAACCGCGAGACCTTCTGGGTGGCCACTGAGGTGCTGAGAGAACCCAACCAGCTGAAGCGCATGAAGATCATCAAGCATTTTATCAAGATCGCTCTGCACTGCCGCGAGTGCAAAAACTTCAACTCTATGTTTGCCATCATCAGGTGAGAAAAGAAGGATGGACGCTTGCTCagttcccaaaaaaaaaaaaaatcattaccaGCTCTTATAAGTGTTCGATGTCACAATAAATCAACTATTCGTTTTTTTCAGTGGTCTTAATCTGGCCCCCGTATCCAGAATGCGAGGAACTTGGGAGAAACTTCCAAGCAAGTACGAGAAGTTGTTTAGTGATCTGCAGGACCTGTTTGACCCGTCCAGAAACATGGCCAAATACCGAAATGTTCTCAACAGCCAGAACCTACAGCCCCCAATCATCCCACTCTTCCCAGTTATCAAAAAAGATCTCACCTTTCTCCATGAGGGTAAGACAGAAACGATTTACAATCCTCTCACTCAGTGACACTCGGTTATAAATTTGTGTCAAGACACACAAAATGACCAAATGAGCAAAAGTTCCAATAATACAGCTTCCTGTTTCACGCCCTCTCGCTTCTATTCAGGCAATGATTCAAAAGTGGACGGACTGGTGAATTTTGAGAAGCTACGTATGATCGCTAAAGAGATCAGACATGTGGGTCGGATGGCGGCCGTCAACATGGACCCTGCCCTCATGTTCCGCACCAGGTGGGTGTGTTTGTTCAAACCTGCGTCATGACAGACGTGTCCGGTCGTGTCCTCACTTTGAGGCTGCACTTCACTAAAGAGCTTCCTGTGCACTTTGAGCAcacctgtatgtatgtatgtatgctgGATGTAGAGcgtcacgcattcacacacaggcTTCCACACAgggttctgattggctgctgatgtttctgtacgtgtgtgtgtttgttgttgtatCATGCCGTAATAAATGTGTCTTCGTAGGCCTCTGGTTCTGCTCACCTTGGTACTCTTTCTTGTCTTCTTGTCATCTAAGCATATCTCCCTCttttcttccctctctctctctctctcttggtttatctatttctctctactctactctactctactctgccCCCCCACATCAATGTTCATGGATGTCCCTTACAGGAAGAAGAAGTGGAGGAGTTTGGGGTAAGTCTGGTGACCTTTTTGATGACCCCTTGGCCCCATGCCTCCTTTCTCTCACGCACTCCTCCCTTCTCATCTTTTAATTTCACTTGCTTCCTCACCGTTTCCTTTTgttcatatatatacagttatatatatatatatatttttggtcCTTTTGTTCGACCGTGCCTCCTGCTCTGACGAAGTCTTCCTAGAGTGTGATGCAGTCACTTTTGCTCATCTGGGTCATTGAAATAAACTCACACTTACTTTAAACAACTAATTCGACAAAAACATGACTCCGCCATTCTGCATGATTATACCGGCTCattctttttccatttattcCAGAATAATGATGTGATCCACGTCAGCAAAAGTGATGTGTTCTAACACGTTTAACCTCCAGCTGCACTACACACCAGGGCCGCATGTTTTACCGGGTTTTGTTTTCAGTTCTGTGCaagtttgttggtttgttttgatttcacaatgtatatataggtatatatgatCAGTAACCAGATAAAGTAGAGCTTCCGTACAATAGGAGTTAGAACGGTTTTGTTTTTGGTGTAATAACATTTGTTACAATAACCATGGGTGGGTGGGACATGCAGCTTTCTTTTGGACTGACAAGCCTTGAAGCCACGCCTTCTTCGGTCGGACTTACGAGCACAGAGACCATGCTTCCCTTGATAAGACTGACGGGCAAAGAGAACAATCCTGGTTTATTTGGACTGACAAACAAAGAGTAGACATCTTTTAAATGAATGACaagtacagaggccacgcctcattTATTATGATTGACAGGCACAGATGACACACCTCCTTCGGTACATCTGATAGACAGGGGCCACACCTCTTTTGCAGAGACTGAAGGCATAAGAAGTTTGACTGTTTACTGAAATCTTTTCAGTTACCATCTATTACCCTAATCTCACCCCATTCagtctgaattaaaaaaataattaaacaattaaaaagaaCTCATCCGCTTCTTATTCCTTTTGCCTGATTGGCTGAGATGCAAAATGCATGGAATGTTCTAAGAATGCAAGGAATGTGACTTtctgcatgtctgtgtatgAGAGCAGTATGGACTAAATACCCCCCCACAGCCATTCTCacttctgtgagtgtgtgtgtgtgtgtgtgtgtgggtgtgtaggtCACTGAGCCAGGGCAGCGCCAACGCAGCCGTTCTGGATGTGACCCAGACGGGCGGGCATAAAAAGCGTGTCAGGCGGAGTTCCTTCCTCAACGCCAAGAAGCTGTACGAGGACGCACAAATGGCACGCAAGGTCAAGCAGTACCTGTCTAACCTCACACTGGAGACCAACGAGGAGAGCCTGCAGACTCTGTCTGTACAGTGCGAACCCTCCATAAGTACACGTGAGCCtccatttttatattaaaactatGACCACTTGGACATACAGTCACCTGTTCATCTGTGTCAGCTTGTTAGGCCACTCTTCCTAACCTCTTGTCCCTCTCTCAGTGCCTAAGAGCTCAGGGGACAGGAAGAGGCCGGACACCTCCCCTGTGGTAGCAAGAGCCGCTCTGCACCCACGCCAGCAGCTTCAGAAATCCAACCAGGCTTTGCAGGTTCCCACCGTCGCCCTCTACCCGTCCCGCAAGAAGGTTCCTGTCAAAGATCTGCCACCGTTTGGTAAGCCTTGCACATGCTTCACATATTGGGTTAATAATCAGAACCTTATTACTTAGAGTATTCAGTTTGAATGGCTGTCTGTTTTTAATTGAAGTAAAGTTTATATAAAGTTAAAGAATCCTTTCTGTCATAAGGGCTATCCTAATCTTGAATAGCTACCAATTTGCTACATAGGCTTCCTACGTAGGGGACAACATCATAATTCCATATAGAACATTAGTTGAGATCCAGCCACATCTCATATTAACATACTGGGGATGTGGCGGCTCAAAGCAAGTTtgaattccaggtccaccatactgccactgctgggcccttcagcaaggctcttaacccttaattgctcggttgtataaaatgatataaaatgtagGTCACTATGGACAAGGGCGCCTGccattgtaaatgtaaatatactggtgaaaaaaaagtatttgttaCACTTTAGTAAAATCATGCAATGGATGAATAATATGTGGCTCAGAATTGAGCCATGAGGTATACCGCAATACACATAGTAACTAAACGACACAAACATATAGGAGAGTATAAATACATATTATGATAACTGTATGATAACTTTCACTACATAATTGTAAAACACAAATTGTAgacataaaattaattaaggGAGAACATGGAATGTATAAAATTTAAGGAATATGTGAACACTGAAATTTGTTAGTTGTATTTTTTGGTTTTTGGAGGCTTCTGCTTTTCCAGGAAATGCATAAAATACAAGCTCAAGATAATATTCCTGTCTAATCAATGTTGTgtacatgagaaaaaaaaatgctaattaatAGTCAGTTTATTTCGACggtttatttttaagaatataACTATGTGTTCTTGTTTATATCGGCCCTTACGATGCATACTGGTAAACCCCTCTGGTGGTCTTGGGTGAAATTGTGGCTGTTATTGATCAGATACTCTGCCCACAGGCACAAATTCTCCGCAGTCTTTAAAGAAGATTCTGTCTCTGTCAGAGGAGGCTGCTGAGAGACACAGGAAGCAGACGGAAGATGCCGTGTCCAGCACTTCGTCTCCTCCTACGTCTCCTCGCAGCTCCCCAAAGAAAGGTAAGACCTATAGTGTCGCCCCTTGGTGGCAGCTCAGTGATATaagcatacacacagacagcacaTGTGCTACTACTGTACCGTGGTAGTCATGGTACTTGTTCTGCATATACTTAGCGCCCCCTGGTGTTCACAAGAACATTACTAGAACATTCTGCCATCTTGTGGCAAAACATCCGTATACAAGATGCTAGAATATTCTAGATTCTTTAAAAGGGATCTTTACTGACCAGGCCGCATGAATGTGAAGAGGAGCTTTACTCGGAGCTAGAGAGAGGCTTAACttgatataatatttatatgaataGAATATGGAATTGAACATTGTTGTACTCTTGGTAACACTGTGATGAAAGTGTGGTTTGAGCAGCATCGTGAGCTCTGGGCGGACATCCTGTATAAGCTCCTGCAGCATTCGGAGATAAGCACGAGATTAAGCCACTGATGAAAGTCGATACTTTATTGATTAGTCTACTTCTGAGCACAATCCTCTTTGGTACCGAGGGACTTTGCTGCTCTTTCTGAATCACCGTCTGGTGAAAGTGCTGCATCATTTTAGCCTTTCACTTTAGattggtgggaaaaaaaaatcacagactgaaaatctctctgtgtttcaggaAATAACAGTGAGAAGATTTTATAGCAGGATTGTTTTGCTTTGTAAGGATATGAAACTCCGGTTACTAATTTGCTGTGCAGGATTAGGAAGAGCGAGTGATAACCTGTCAGACTCGGGCCACAGTGAGATCTCGTCTCGATCCAGCCTGGTCAGCACGTCTTCACTGGACATGGGCCAGGACGAGCGTCGTCTTCGATACGGGCACGGCGTCAGCGACGGGCACGCTGCCGGGCACGGAGGCCACCGACTGGAACGTAGGGCCACAGCTGATCCGGACCAGTACAGTCTCGGGTGAGCACAACACGAAAGAGTTTAATGAGTTGTTCTGTTTGAAAACATTGGGGGAATTTTGGACTTAACGGTTCACATAAATGTTCTCTCTATCAGCTCGTACTCATCGGTGCAGGACTGGCGCGGCATGTACGCCAACACGGCCATGCCGTCCTCCCCGAGTTCAGAGGAGTTAAGTCAGGAGCAGGGCGATCGCGTCTCCTTGGATGCTGCAGACTCAGGACGAGGCAGCTGGACATCCTGCTCTAGCGGCTCACACGACAGCATCCAGGCCATGCAGCAGGGCAGGAGCTGGGAAGCTCTGGCTGAGGGGGCAGGTCTGTGGGCCGGACGGGGCAGCTGGGCGTCAACTTCGTCATGCTCGTCCACATCGGCAGCGTGCTGGGGAGATGAGTCCGAGGGGGACACGGGGACTATCAAGCGGAGGGGGGGTAAAGACGTGGGCACCGATCCTGACACCTGCAGCATCACTTCCACAGGATCAGAGGAGTCTAAACAGCAGAGTCGCCGGCCGTCTCCCATCACCGCCGGCACAACCAAGAGCAGCATGAGTAAGACGCGCACTCGCTTCATCACTTTATTTATGTCATCAAAAAAATGAGTttcatttatagttatattttctataaaaattGACAAATGTAGGTCACACGTCTAAAAAATCTTTCCATCTAAAAAAGTCATTTATCTATATAGACTATTATCCGGCTTTGTCAGGGGGCGTGGCTTAAAGTTTAAAGGTGAAGTTGCATATTAGATGCGATTCGTATTACAACTTAGTATcgtaactttttaaaaaaaatgctattaatACGGACCAATGGTATTAATGAGCCAATTAATCGTTTCTTTGGGAGTGTCTGATTTAAGCTTTGATTCGATGGCAAATATGGacttcacaccattctgtgttttTAGGAAATCCTAAAAATCCTCTCTTCacttaaattttgttttatataataagtTACTCACCACTTGTCTACAACTTATCTCGCAGTACGCAAAGATGGACGATATCGTGATCCACCTCCCACTCCTCCCGGCTACACGGCTCTGTCTATCTCCGAGGTGACGGAGGGGTCGACGCACTCAACCAGGAAGCCTCCGGACTACACCACAGCGCTCCAGCGCTCCCGCCTCATTACGCACTCGCCTAAACCGGGGACGGAGCGTGAGggagaggatgaggaagaggaggtagaggtagaggaGGAGGGTGAGTGCTTATCTCCCAAACTCAGAGATCAGAGGAGGAGAGgtccacacacagcagtgcccCCCAGGCCatgagtcacacacaccaccatggCAGGCAGGTAAAACCAACCAAActtcagctcacacacacacacacacgtttactcactcactcactcacacactcactcactcactcactcactcactcactcacgttcatatttaacaaaaaatctgCACCGCATGCAAGAAAGCACACCCTGTTTACCCTGCCAACCAACCACCAATCACCAACCAGCATGTCACTTAGTGCATGTCAGGCCATGGAGAAGACCTGCCGTGGTGGCAACATTCCTCCCATCActtactcttttttttgtgtgtgtgtatgtgtgtgtatgtgtgtgtgtgtgtgtgtgtgtgtacgtgtacataGTGGGATTTAATCTACACCAAATCTATCTGATAAGAGAAGATCTTTTGTTCATTAGTTTTCTACTACAGCTACAATGCTAACGTTGCTAACACGTACGGGAAGCTCAAGCACTTAAGCACCAATTTtcgaacaatttttttttcgaACTAAACTGGAGGACTTCTTTTACATATTAGCAAcgttagatttttattttcagaaatctGAGACTTTGTCTCTAAATCGCAAAACCTCTCAGATGTTTATGTTTGGCGGAAAGCcgctaatgtgtgtgtttatatgtttacgTTGAGCGGTGTGCGGTTAGCTTCAGAGCTAAGTGTTTATCTCCAGTACTGATTGACTAGAGATAtaagaaattgtgtgtgtgtgtgtgtgtgtgtgtgtgtgtgtgtgtgtgtgtgtgtgtgtgtgtgtgtgtgtgtggaatacgTGCATGTAATTCAAAGCCACTACCAAAAACTGTTTATAGATCATTTATAAACGTATAGGTTTttgcaaacaagcaaaaatcCAGGATGAGATTCCACAGATTCCACAGGGTATATTCTAAAGCCCCTACTAATGCAACTTCCACTATACTACTAGATAAATAGTTCATGGTCTATACCTTCTATCTTTCACCATCATCTCTACTCTGTCTGGAAACTATATTAGTTGACCAAACAGTTGTTGGTTGTGGAATTAGAGATTCGAACcctgctgtttttgtgtgtgttattgtctgaTTTCGGGGGTGGATTCTAACTCGGCTTCTCTTTCGCCCCACAGAGGATGAGCAGGTGTCCGCTGTGTGAACACACGACACTTTCCTTACTGTCCGGCTCTCGCTGCAGTGACTGAAAGCCGCCTGTTAGGCTCGtcaaaggcagacagacagccagagcGACCAATCATCACCTCGATGCCACTGCCTGTCTTTCTCCTGATTGGTGGATTCATCTCCCTTCTCTGCCTTAACGCGTCATGAGGGGTTTTGTCACCCTGCATGCTAAAATACTgtgaagaaaggaagagagtgTTCGAAACAAAAATTACCTTGGCACTTTGGATAAATCGAATTATTTCACTTAaagtagtaaaaaataaaaaaattaaaaaaaaaaaaaaagagagagaagaagaaagaacttGAACCTGGATTGAGATTGAACACAGCGGTGCGACATTCACACGGAGATGAGACTGCCGTTGCCGGTCTCTGATGTTAGATTGATTTCCCCcgttcctctcacacacacacacacacacacacacacacacacacacacacacacacacacacacacacacacacacacgaaccaTTTTTCCTCATCTGCACTTTTTAAGTATGTTTTCTAAGAACAAAATGCACACGATCTTCTCAGACTTTATCATCTCTTCTGAAATGCACACACGGTGAAAATGAGTACGTttaggggagaaaaaaaaacgttcacAAGCTCAAACAGCTACACTTTCGATGGGAATCGGCGATCGTCTGTACAATATGTGACACTGCTGCAGTATTAATTGAGCGTTCGAGGTTGGTAGATGCTGGAGACCTGGAGATACACACAGCAAGGAGGACACGAAGCACGCTGGTGTGACTCTACGTTCTGTTTCATCCGAATCCTGCTTCAATCCCTAGGGTGCGACGTAAACGTAGACATCTCAGACTTGAGGATTTCGTGGTTTTGACATTCTTTAATTGAAAGGAAAAGTTAGACCCAATACTGAGGGCTAAACTCAGCAGGAACCATGATATGTGGTCATGCCAGAGAACTCAGATCTCAGAAACATAATCAGTGGAAGCTAATCCACAGGCCAGGCTTTTGAGATGTTGATGAAAtttatagggtttttttttattcccatcATTATTCCAGATTACCATCCATCGTTGTCACTCGTAGGGCTGTCTCCAAGCTCCGCTGGTGCTCGACTCCAACTAGATCCCTGTAGTtctttacaatattttaatgaTGTGAGGTTATGAAACCTCTGCAGTACCTAACGCCAGGATTCCAAAGGCAACgtttaattaaaaaaccttGTTTTGGAGTTTTATTCCTGCCCCGTTGGACCTGTTTTGTGTCCTCTGTTAAAGGAGGGTTCAGAGTGGATACTGAGCTCCATTGGTTTTTCGGCTGTTTGTAAATTTACATGGATTACATCAGTAGCTTCGTGCAGGAACCCAAAGacattgatttgattttatttatttaatgcttttgttCCCTTACCCAGGGATGGGGGTGCgggtggggggttggggggttaTCTTTGCAAGATGTTTGTCCCATTGCATGCACAAGGCAAGAGCTTTGTTTCAGTCCTGTGTAAATGAAGTAAGTAGAATCGACTTGATCGAGTTCccctgacttgacttgactcgagtcccAGTCATCTCTGTCCCATTTCTATAATTCTGTACAGTTTTTTAGGTCACAGCGTTGCTTGGTGTAGCCGAAGTAATCCGGTGGCAAAGTTTCCTTCTTAATAAATGACACTTTTTGTTCCTGCCTTATTCCACTCTCCTGAGGAGAAAGCGAGAACTTTGTTTCAGGTTCTCTGTAAACAGAGGAACCGTTTGACTCCAGTCTTCACTGGCACTCGACTCAAAACGATCCCGGTTTAGGGTTTTAGTTCTTGCCCCATTCGACTTTGTTAGGAAAGCCAGACCAAATGTTGACAACAAACTCTTCAGCTTGACCTAGTCGCAAGAAATATTTAAACGGTTGTGAAGTTATTTCTTATTAGGCTTCAATTACCTtggaactattttttttttttggcttgttcCATCTCACCCATTTGGAGGTAAATCAAACTGGTGCATGACTCATCCAGCTCAGTCCTATTCCAAAAATTCTTTAAACAATTTGGCGGGTTGTGAGGACATAAGTTTGTTATATCCCATAATAAtcctggcctttttttttttttgcacccaTTCGGAAGGAAGGCAAGAACTTTTTCTCCACTGGTTCTTGACACCATCTCGCTCATTCCTATTTATTGAAATCTTAATAAATGAAGCAAGTTAAAAGGTTACTCTGGTTCCTGGTTATTGTAATCTTGGGGCAAGTATTTTAGAAGGAAAGCCTGAATATCGGTTGATCATCATCCGGTGCTTCGTTTGCATTTTGTAGTGAAGAACGTTGACGATTGACTGTGTTCCCATTGCACTGCAAAGTATCttcatgtttttgtatttttcggAGGTTTATTGGAATTTTATCCTCATTTAgacccttttttcccccaacatCAGTGAAACGCTGTGAGTTGCCTATCAGAGTGGACTAtaggcaaggaaaaaaaaaaaactctggaatTGATccgacactttttttttttttttttttaagaaggaaATCTGTCATTCAAAGTGCTACAAGTCTCCAAAAAAACCAATGTACTGTCAACAGGATATATAAAGAACATACCGTAGGTGACTTG comes from the Tachysurus fulvidraco isolate hzauxx_2018 chromosome 17, HZAU_PFXX_2.0, whole genome shotgun sequence genome and includes:
- the rapgef2b gene encoding rap guanine nucleotide exchange factor 2 isoform X6; translation: MASYVDNSFRQAVMLNPAERTQQDLEIVYSYLHGMEALSNLREHQLRMMCETVRYERHEANEVLYYPDDMGSCWYILLSGSVFIKESMFLPRSSFGKRSAGSLRRGCECIVLEPSEMIVVDYMDENEEYFQRQASHRQSRRRFRKINQKGERQTIIDTVEPYQAGKPPISRGYHTECVKAQLPADFSRLHLADGIHPQVTHVSSSLSGCSITSDSGSSSLSDIYQATESEPGDMDLSGLPETAVDSEEDDDEEDIERASDPLMSRDIVRDCLEKDPMDRTDDDIEQLLEFMHQLPAFANMTMSVRRELCAVMVFAVVERAGTIVLNDGEELDSWSVILNGSVEVTYPEGRTEILCMGNSFGVSPTMEKEFMKGVMKTKVDDCQFVCIAQQDYCCILNQVEKNMQKVEEEGEIVMVKEHRELDRTGTRKGHIVIKGTTERLTMHLVEEHSVVDPTYIEDFLLTYRTFLSSPMVVGRKLLEWFHDPSLRDKVTRVVLLWVNNHFNDFEGDPEMTHFLEEFENNLEREKMFGHLRLLNIACAAKAKLRVVTLTKPSREAPLAFGLLGGSEKGFRIFIENVEPGSKAAEAGLKRGDQVLEVNGQNFENVQLSKANEILRNNTHLSITVKTNLLVFKELLARPEHDQEPDHDEELDRKNGAPHIPKIGDIKKASRYSIPDLAVDVEQVMGLEKASKKAKANTVGGRNKLKKIFDKTLTSILPPKPYNDVGVGQSQDDSIVGMKQSKQIPPALPVSGNLSSSNPDLLQSHHRILDFNNQPEPVPNNMSDQVLRVFKADQQSRYIMISKDTTAKEVVAQAIREFALTAAAEAYSLCEVSVTPECVIKQRRLPEQLSKLADRIQLSGRYYLKSNMETETLCSDEDAQELLRESQISLLQLSTVEVATQLSMRAFELFCAIEPTEYIDDLFKLRSRSSGPSSLKLFEESINRETFWVATEVLREPNQLKRMKIIKHFIKIALHCRECKNFNSMFAIISGLNLAPVSRMRGTWEKLPSKYEKLFSDLQDLFDPSRNMAKYRNVLNSQNLQPPIIPLFPVIKKDLTFLHEGNDSKVDGLVNFEKLRMIAKEIRHVGRMAAVNMDPALMFRTRKKKWRSLGSLSQGSANAAVLDVTQTGGHKKRVRRSSFLNAKKLYEDAQMARKVKQYLSNLTLETNEESLQTLSVQCEPSISTLPKSSGDRKRPDTSPVVARAALHPRQQLQKSNQALQVPTVALYPSRKKVPVKDLPPFGTNSPQSLKKILSLSEEAAERHRKQTEDAVSSTSSPPTSPRSSPKKGLGRASDNLSDSGHSEISSRSSLVSTSSLDMGQDERRLRYGHGVSDGHAAGHGGHRLERRATADPDQYSLGSYSSVQDWRGMYANTAMPSSPSSEELSQEQGDRVSLDAADSGRGSWTSCSSGSHDSIQAMQQGRSWEALAEGAGLWAGRGSWASTSSCSSTSAACWGDESEGDTGTIKRRGGKDVGTDPDTCSITSTGSEESKQQSRRPSPITAGTTKSSMIRKDGRYRDPPPTPPGYTALSISEVTEGSTHSTRKPPDYTTALQRSRLITHSPKPGTEREGEDEEEEVEVEEEEDEQVSAV